From the Theobroma cacao cultivar B97-61/B2 chromosome 2, Criollo_cocoa_genome_V2, whole genome shotgun sequence genome, one window contains:
- the LOC18607566 gene encoding actin-depolymerizing factor 5 — protein sequence MAMAFKMATTGMWVTDECKNSFMEMKWKKVHRYIVFKIDEKSRLVTVDKVGGPGESYDDLAASLPTDDCRYAVFDFDFVTVDNCRKSKIFFIAWSPTASRIRAKMLYATSKDGLRRVLDGIHYEVQATDPTEMGIDVIKDKAN from the exons ATGGCAATGGCTTTCAAGATG GCTACGACCGGGATGTGGGTCACCGATGAGTGCAAGAACTCATTCATGGAGATGAAATGGAAGAAAGTGCACAGATACATAGTGTTCAAAATCGATGAGAAATCAAGGCTGGTGACCGTTGATAAGGTCGGCGGGCCCGGCGAAAGCTACGATGATCTGGCTGCATCGTTGCCTACCGACGATTGTCGATATGCAGTGTTCGATTTCGATTTCGTCACCGTTGATAATTGCCGGAAAAGCAAGATCTTCTTCATTGCATG gTCCCCAACAGCATCAAGAATTAGAGCCAAAATGCTGTACGCAACATCCAAAGATGGGCTGCGGAGAGTGCTAGATGGCATCCACTATGAAGTTCAAGCAACAGACCCAACTGAGATGGGGATTGATGTGATTAAGGACAAAGCCAACTAG